CCGACAACCACGGCGACGACCTGACCGTCCTGCTCGGCCCCGACTCCGATGTGGGCCGCGCCCTGTCCGCGGGCCGCCCCGACCGCGCCGCCCGGCTCCTCGCCCCCTGGCGCGAGGTGTACGGCGACGCGCTGCGCCTGGAGGTCGTCCACCACGGCCGCACCGGCACCGGTCCCGGCTCGCTCCGGCAGGCCGCCCGCACCCTGGGCTTCGCCGCCGACCAGCGTGTACGCCCCGTGCTGAGCAACGCCGTGCGGTACGCCGACCCCGGCCAGGGCCCGGTCGCGGACGTGCTGGACGCCGCCCGGCGCCTCGTCCCCGTGGACCCGCGCCGGGGCCTGGACGGTGGGGAGCGCTGGCTGAAGGACCCCGCCGCCATGGCCGCCGTGGCCGAGCGCGTCGCGGAGGCCGCCGGGCTGCGCCGCGACGCCGCGCACCGGCTGCTCGCCCTCACCGAGGAGACCGCCGCCGCGTGCCTGGTCGACCCCGAGGATGACCTCGGCATCGGCACGGTCCACTTCCCCGAACCCCACCTGGTGGGCGCGGACCGCCGCACCGCCGAGCGGGTGCTGCGCTCCCGCTGCGCCGCCGGGATGGTGCTGCGCGGCCACGACCGGAAGCGGGCGTACTGGAACCGCCTGGAGGAGGAGCTGCGCACCATCGAGCGGCTCGGCTTCGCCACGTACTTCCTCACCGTCGCCCAGGTCGTGGACGACGTGCGGGACATGGGCATCCGGGTCGCCGCGCGCGGCTCGGGCGCCGGGTCGCTCGTCAACCACCTGCTGGGCATCGCCCACGCCGACCCGGTCGAACAGGACCTGCTGATGGAGCGGTTCCTGTCGGTGCGGCGGCCCGCGCTGCCCGACATCGACATCGACGTGGAGTCCGCCCGCCGCCTGGAGGTCTACCGGGCGATCCTCGACCGCTTCGGTCCCGAGCGGGTCGCCGCCGTCGCCATGCCCGAGACCTACCGCGTCCGCCACGCCGTACGGGACGTGGGCGCCGCCCTGTCCATGGACCCCGCCGACATCGACCGGATCGCCAAGGCCTTCCCGCACATCCGCGCCCGCGACGCCCGCGCCGCCCTGGACGAACTGCCCGAACTGCGCGCCCTGGCTGGGGAGAGGGAGCGGTACGGCAGGCTGTGGGAGCTGGTCGAGGCGCTGGACGCGCTGCCGCGCGGCGTCGCCATGCACCCGTGCGGGGTGCTGCTCTCCGACGCCTCGCTGCTCTCCCGCACCCCCGTGGTCCCCACCAGCGGCGAGGGCTTCCCCATGGCCCAGTTCGACAAGGACGACGTGGAGGAGCTGGGCCTGCTCAAGCTGGACGTGCTCGGAGTGCGGATGCAGTCCGCGATGGCGCACGCCGTCTCCGAGATCGCCCGCGCCACCGGCGAGGAGGTCGACCTCGACGACCCGCGCCAGGTGCGGCCCGGCGACCCCGCGACGTACCGGCTCATCCGGTCCGCCGAGACGCTCGGCTGCTTCCAGATCGAGTCGCCGGGCCAGCGCGACCTGGTGGGCAGGCTCCAGCCGGCCACCTTCCACGACCTGGTCGTGGACATCTCCCTGTTCCGGCCGGGCCCGGTCGCCGCCGACATGGTGCGCCCGTTCATCGAGGCCCGGCACGGCCGCGCGCCCGTCCGCTACCCGCACCCGGACCTGGAGGAGGCGCTGGCGGAGACGTACGGGGTGGTCGTCTTCCACGAGCAGGTCATCAAGATCCTGGACATCATGACCGGCTGCGGCAGGGGCGAGGCCGACGCGGTGCGGCGCGGGCTGTCCGACCCCGAGTCGCAGGGCCGCATCAAGGTGTGGTTCGCGCGCCGGGCGAAGGAGCGGGGGTACGCGGACGACGTGGTCGCGCGCACCTGGGAGATCGTGGAGGCGTTCGGCTCGTACGGCTTCTGCAA
This genomic window from Streptomyces thermolilacinus SPC6 contains:
- a CDS encoding DNA polymerase III subunit alpha → MPQFTHLRTVSGFSLRYGASHPEALAARAAERGMDAVALTDRDTVAGAVRFARACAKEGVRPLFGADLAIGDRAAPSPAAPTERRRAPVRGGAFVDESAPRAVFLARSRQGWAELCRMITAAHAATGTSAATATGAPVLLPWADNHGDDLTVLLGPDSDVGRALSAGRPDRAARLLAPWREVYGDALRLEVVHHGRTGTGPGSLRQAARTLGFAADQRVRPVLSNAVRYADPGQGPVADVLDAARRLVPVDPRRGLDGGERWLKDPAAMAAVAERVAEAAGLRRDAAHRLLALTEETAAACLVDPEDDLGIGTVHFPEPHLVGADRRTAERVLRSRCAAGMVLRGHDRKRAYWNRLEEELRTIERLGFATYFLTVAQVVDDVRDMGIRVAARGSGAGSLVNHLLGIAHADPVEQDLLMERFLSVRRPALPDIDIDVESARRLEVYRAILDRFGPERVAAVAMPETYRVRHAVRDVGAALSMDPADIDRIAKAFPHIRARDARAALDELPELRALAGERERYGRLWELVEALDALPRGVAMHPCGVLLSDASLLSRTPVVPTSGEGFPMAQFDKDDVEELGLLKLDVLGVRMQSAMAHAVSEIARATGEEVDLDDPRQVRPGDPATYRLIRSAETLGCFQIESPGQRDLVGRLQPATFHDLVVDISLFRPGPVAADMVRPFIEARHGRAPVRYPHPDLEEALAETYGVVVFHEQVIKILDIMTGCGRGEADAVRRGLSDPESQGRIKVWFARRAKERGYADDVVARTWEIVEAFGSYGFCKAHAVAFAVPTYQSAWLKAHHPAAFYAGLLTHDPGMYPKRLLLADARRRGVPVLPLDVNKSGAAHRIELVSGSMSGGASGSPGTWGLRLALSDVHGISEAEAARIEAGQPYASLLDFWERARPSRPVAERLAQVGGLDAFGGNRRDLLLHLAELHRAQRGTGSYGDQLPLAGGRRSAPVGLPDLTDAERLSAELGVLAMDASRNLMTDHQTFLDELGVVTAQRLRTARHGQTVLVAGAKAATQTPPIRSGKRVIFTTLDDGTGLVDLAFFDDSHERCAHTVFHSWLLLVRGTVQRRGPRSVSVVGSAAWNLAELVELRRDGGLDAVAARLAEPPPAPPAEAADGAVPAGARAAGAADAPPSGTDRRITLPTGYEMHPWADLRPAGEGAATPPARKLWHQSQGSAG